The following DNA comes from Gemmatimonadota bacterium.
GGCCGCAATCGCCGGCCCGAACATCGCAGGAAACGCCGCCACTCCACCGGCACGAATCGAATCGACCAGCTCGAGACCCTTGCGACGATCGAAGGATCGCCCGGCGGCCTCAGCCGCGCGGATTGCACGCGCGGTGCCAGGGCCCGTGCCGTCGTCGAGCTGCAGGCGAACCTCGAAGAGCCAGACCGCCAGCAGCGAGAGGGCGAGGGTCAGCAGGGTTGCGAGGCGCGCCTCGGTCGATCGGCCGGCGACCACCGTGGACAGAATCGCGACGACCAGCGGCACGACGAGGTAGAGCACCAGCACGGGGGTCGCGGTGCGCACCGTGCCCATTGCGAGCCGGGCGAGGACATAGAGCACGAGGGCCGCGGCAACAGCGGCGATCGCGAGAAGCGGCAGCCGGCTGAGTCGCGCGAGACGTGGCGATTCGATTTCGGGCATGGGTCGGAAGCTACGCCCCGCCGGTGGCAGCCGGAAGGATTAGCTTAGAAGTTGAACCCCGCGACGACCGCACCAATCCGAGGCCCCATGGCAGCGAGCCCCACTGACCAGGAATCCGAATCCGCCCCCGACGACCTCGGACTCGGCAGCGTCGTGGTGCAGCGCTCCAAGGGTCGCTTCATGCGGCGCGACGGCACGCCGGGGGTGCGCAAGTACGGCCTCGGCGGTCAGTACTGGGCCCGCACCTTTCTCCGGGCCCTCGCGGCAACGTGGGTGTCGTTCTTTGTCTGGACCCTGGCGCTGATCCTGCTCGCGAACGGCGTATTCGCCGCGGCCTATTCGGCACTGGGCAGTAGCGCCATCGCCGGCACTGCCGGATTGAACGTCGATGACCCCTTCCTGCGGGCGCTCTTCTTCTCCCTCGGCATCTTCACCTCAGTCGGCACCGGCCCGATGTACGCAGTCGGGACGACGGCCAACTGGCTCGCTGCCTTCGAGTCGCTGATCGGCCTGCTCGCGATCGTTACCGTCATCGGGCTGATGCTCGCCAAGATGATGCGGCCGCGCGCACAGATCCGCTACACGCAGTCGGCAGTGATTGCCCCCTACGAGGGTGGCCGCGCCTTCATGTTCCGGATGGCCAACACCTCGCCGAGCGAACTCTTCGAGGTGTCGATGCGAGTGACCCTCTCGATCTTCGGCGACGTCGATGGCGAGCAGGTGCGCGACTTCCATCCGCTCGACCTCGAGCGCTCGTCGGTGGAATTCTTCCCACTGCACTGGACCGTGGTGCACCCGATCACCGCCGACTCGCCGCTCGCCAATATCACCCCGGAACAGTTGCGCGAACGGAAGGCCGAGTTCCTGATTCTCGCGACGGCACTGGAGGACACGTTCTCGACGAGGGTCACTTCACGCACGTCGTATCTCTGGGATGATGTGCGCTGGGATGCGAAGTTCGCCAGCATCTTCGTGGAATCGCCCGACGAGGTCATCACCATCGACGTCGAGCGCCTTGACCGGATGGACCGCCTCGCCGAGGGCACCACCCGCACGCCGGCGGCGAACGAACAGCGAGGCTAGCGCAGGCCGCCGGCGCCGATCCGGAGTGCTTCGACGTCGAGCTCGCGCTCGAGTTCGTGGAGCACCTCGTCGCTGATCGCCCCTTCGTCGCGGAGCCGGATCATCGCGCGACGCTCGGCGCGCAACAACTCGGCGCGGAGGCGGCGTCGCGATGCCGCCCCCTTCTCCTCGTCGGCGCAGGCCAGATCGAACGCCGTCCGGCGACGATACTCCTCCCGCAGCCGTTCAACTTCCTCGACCACCACCCACGGCTCGTCGGCAAGATCTTCGAGGCGCTCGACGCCGTCGCGCAACGCCTCGCGCCGCGCGTGCCGCTCCTCGATATGTGGCGTGGGGTCGATCGGAAAACGGAGCCGGCGAATCAGCGGCGCGAGGGTGAGTCCCTGCACCACCAGCGTGACAAGGATCACCACCATCGTGATCAGCAGAATCTCGGTGCGATAGGGGAAAGGCGTGCCATCGTTGAGGGCGACCGGTAGCGCGAGCGCCGACGCGAGTGAGACAATCCCGCGCATCGAGGTCCACGCCACCAGCCCCACGGCTCCGGGGCGCGGCGCCGGCTCGCTCTCGCGGATCTCGCGACTGAGCCAGCGCGGCAGCCATGTCGCGATCGGCACCCAGACCAGCCGCACCAGGATGACGATGAGGCTCACGCCGAGTGCGATAAGGCCGACGTGTCGTAACGTGGTGGCGGCGGTTGTCGTGATCAGCCCGCCGAACGACGCACCCAGCAGGACGAAGATCAGCGCGTTCATCACGAAGACCAGCACATCCCACACGGCGCGGTTCTGCAACCGGGCCAGCGGCGAGATCACGTTCGAAAAATGCTGTCGCGCATAGATCCCGCCGGCCACGCAGGCGAGCACCGCCGAGACGTGGAGCAGCTCCGCCGACATCCACGCCGCATAGGGTGCCACTAGCGACAACAGTGAGAGCGCCACTTCATCGCTGCTCCGCCGGGCAATTGCCACCACCAGCCACGAGACCATCAGACCCACGGTCACGCCGACGGCCGCGTCGATGAAGAAGCGTACCACCGCTTCTCCCATCGAGAAGTGGCCTGTCATCGCCGCGACGACGGCGGTGCGGTAGAGCACCAGGGCCGAGGCGTCGTTGACGAGTGACTCCCCTTCGAGGATCACCAGTACTTTGCGCGGCACCGGCAGGCGCTTGATGATCGCCTCGGCAGCGACAGCATCGGGGGGCGAAACAATCGCGCCGAGGGCGAGTGCCACCGCCCAGGGCACCCCAGGCAGCAGCGCATGCCCGACCACGGCAACGATCGCCGTGGTGGTGAGTACGAGCCCGATGGCGAGGAGGCCGATGGGCCGGAGGTTCTGCTTGAACTCGCGGAGGGAGGTGAAATACGCCGCGGCCCAGAGCACCGGCGGCAGGAAGACGAAAAAGACCAGGTTGGGTTCGAGGGTCGGAATCTCCTCGCTGCTGAGCAGCCCAACCAGCAGCCCGGCCCCGACCTGAAGGATCGGGGTCGGTACCGGGAGGCGCCGGGCCAGGGAGGTGACCAGGATCACCACGGCCGCGAAGCCGAGGGCCAGCATGACGGAGTGGGAGAGTTCGCTCATCTCCCCAATATTAGCTCGTGGCTAAAGCCACGGCGGAGCTCGTGGCTAAAGCCACGGCTCGGCTACTGCGGCTAAAGCCGCGAGAAGATCCCCGCAGCTCGCCGTTCCGTCACCCATCACCCTTCTCCCTTCTCCCTTCTCCCTTCTCCCTTCTCCCTTCTCCCTTCTCCCTTCTCCGCTTCCCCCTTCCCCCTTCCCCTCTTACTTCACGATCAACGCCGTCACCATCCCGAACATCCCGTGCTCGGTCTCGGCGTGCGGGAGAATGTGGCAGTGGAAGGCCCAGGTGCCGGGATTATTGCACTTCACCAGCACATCATACCGCTCGCCGGGAGCGACATTGAGCGTGTCGCACTTCCATGGCGTGGGTGTGTCCCAGCCATCCTTCGCGATCACCGTCATGTGCATCCCGTGCAGGTGCATCGGGTGGATCATCATTCCTTCGTTCATGAAGCGGATTCGCACCGTCTGTCCCAGCTTCGCCACAATCGGCTCGGTGGCCGGAAAGCCCTTGCCGTTGAGGGTGTAACCATGGGCCGAATCATTGAGCACCATCACGTAGTCGACATCGACCTTCGGCTCGCGGCCCTTGTCCCTGGGCTCCACGATGAAGGCGCCGAGGAGACCCATCCCGACCTGACGGGTGGAGTTGTGGTGCGAGTGGTACATGTGCGAACCGTAGTTCGGCACAGTGAATTCGTAGGTGAACGACTCTCCTGGCTTGATCGGCGGCTGGGTGATGAACGGCACGCCGTCCATCGCGACCGGCAACTCGAGACCGTGGAAGTGAATCGCGGTGGATTCTTCAAGCTTGTTGGTGAGATTCACGCGCACGCGATCGCCCTGGCGCACCCGGATCTGCGGACCCGGCACCTGGCCGTTATACGCCCATGCCTTCATCGTGCGGCCCGGCTCCACTTCCCAATCGATTTCTGAGCAGGTGAGATCGTACACCTTGACGCCTTTTTCCATCCTCGGCGCCATCAGCACGTTCCCCTTGCCCACGGTCTTGGCGGGGAATGCCTTGATCCCCTTCTCGTGCATAGCGTCCATCTCGTCCGCTTTCTCACGCGCGGACTTGAGGACGGGCTTCGCAGCCGGGACCGTTGCCGCCGCTGCGGTTCCCTTCTTCGTGTCGGTGTCGCACGCGGTGAGGGCGCCAGCGATTGCGGGGATCGCGAGCGCAACCGCACCTCGCGTCAGGAAGTTGCGGCGGCTGGTCTGATCAGTGGGGGTGGTCACGGCCGACATGGGTCATCCTCTCTCGGTATGCGACTGCGCTTGGCGGCCAAACGGCTCGCGGCGAACAGTCATCGTGCGTCAATGATCGGCACGGCGAGATGAAGCGACCGGTGATGATCTATGAAGATTTCTTCAGCTTTCGGCGTTGCGCAGGACGAAGCCCACGCCACGCACCGTCTGGATCAGCGGCCGGCCTGCCGCGTGATCGACCTTGCGGCGAAGATTGCCGACGTGCACGTCCACCACGTTGCTCTCGGGGTCGAAGTGCATATCCCAGACTTTCTCGAGCAGCGTGGTGCGGCGCACGACTTCGCCGGCGTGCAGGAGGAAGAACTCCAGCAGCTGGAACTCCTTGGGCGTCAGGTCGAGCGGGCGCGCATCGCAGGTGGCGCGGTGCTGCAGCCGATCGAGCGCAAGCGGCCCGAACTGGAGGACCTCAAGGCGTTCGGCTCCGCCACGACGGAGCAGTGCACGAATCCTGGCGAGGAGTTCATCGAAGCGAAACGGTTTCGCGAGGTAGTCGTCGGCACCGGCGTCGAGCCCGCGCACCACATCCTCGACCGCGTCGCGCGACGTGAGCATCAGAATGGGGGTCGCCCGCCCTTCGCGCCGCAGCTCGGTCGCGACCTGGAAGCCGTTTTTCTTCGGCAGGACGACATCGAGCAGGATCACATCGTATTCGTTGATGTGCGCGAGTGAGGTGGCCAATTCGCCATCGCTGGCGATGTCGACCACGTAGCCTTCTTCCTTCAGGCCCATCTCGATGAACCCGGCGACCTTGCGGTCGTCTTCCACGACGAGAACTCTCATGCGTCCGAAGCTAGACTCCGCAATTGAACCGGCTCACAAGTCCGTATGAAGCTCCCTTCATACTCCGGGACTCACCGGCAGTGACAGGATGAAGCAGCCCCCGCGATCGGGGACGCGGACGGCGTGGAGCTCGCCCTTGAGGAGGTTCGCCAGCCGGCGGGAGAGCGGCAGCCCGAGTCCGACCCCGCGGGTCTCGTCGGGGGCCTTGGTGACATAGATGTCGAAGATGCTCTCCAGTTCGTCCTCGGGCACTCCGGCCCCCTCGTCCTGGACTCGGAATTCGACCCGGTCGCCCACGTGGGTGAGGCTCAGCTCAACTACACTCCCTTCGGGTGCATGCCGGATGGCGTTGCCGAGCAGGTTCACGAGGATCTGCTCGACGCGCTGGTGATCGGTCTCGCAATTGGGCAGCCGGCGGGCGAGCGTGAGCTTGAGCTCGACCTGGGCCAGGTTGGCCTGCGGAGTGACGCGCCCTACGGCCCGCCGCGCCGTGGCGCTGGGTTCAACCGGCTGGATCTGCGGCTTGAGCCGGTCCTCATCGAGACGGCTCAGGTCGAGCAGGTCATTGATGAGCGCCACGGCCTGCCCGGCCGAGTCGAGGACTTCGATCGCGGCACGCGGCACCGAGGCGGGGTCCTTCCGCCGCACCAGCATCTCGGCCCAGCCAAAGGTCCCAGCCAGGGCGTTGCGTAGCTCGTGGTTCACCATCGCGAAGAAGCGCTCGCGGGTCCGGTGAAGTTGCTGCACCTCCTCGAGCAGACGGGCGCTCTCCTCGTGCAGGCGCGCGTTCTCGACGGCGGCAGCGGTCTGCGCCGCGAGCAGCATTGCGATCCGCTCATCTTCGTCGGTGAATGGCTGGCCGCCCTGCTTTTCCGTGAGATAGAGGTTCCCGAAGACGCCCCGTCGCCCCACGATCGGCACGCCGAGAAAGGAATGCATCGGCGGGTGATTGGACGGGAAGCCGAAGGAATCAGGATGGGCTGCCAGGTCGGGGAGCCGGATCACCCGCGCCTCGCGAACCACGAGGCCAAGGATGCCATGTCCCTTTGGGAGTTCGCCGATCTTCGCCTTGGTGGCCTCGTCGATGCCGCTGGTGGTGAAGCTCTCGAGCGTCCGGCCGTCGGGGGCGACGACGCCGATGGCGGCGTATTTGGCCCCGATGAGGTCGAGGGCCGTGTCGGTAACCTGCTGCAGTACGCGGTCGAGCGACACTTCGGAGGCGAGCCCGATGGTGATCTGGAGCAGGCGCTCGAGGCGGGCCTGGAAGTGTGATTCGGGTCTGCTGCGATTCGGAATGGGCTCCTCCGGGGGTCCGGAACGCCTGCAACTGGGAAAGTCGATCCGGCCGGGCTGTCGCGCAAGTGAACCGCTGGCCGCTTTCAGGCGTAGATAGCGGACAGTCGTACGATTCCCGCAGGAGGTCCCGTGTCGATTCGCCGTCTTAGCCCGTTCTTTGTGGTCGGCCTGGTCGTTGTAGCGATGGTTGCCCGTCGGAACGCGGCCGCCAGCGCCCCGCACTCGTTGCCTGACCCGGTATCTGCTGCGCCGCCCAGCGCCACCGCCGGCCGCGACTCGGTGATTTTCGCCGGTGGCTGCTTCTGGGGCGTCGAGGCGGTCTTCGAGCGAGTAAAGGGCGTGATCGACGTGACCAGTGGCTATGCCGGCGGCACCCTCAACAATCCGAGCTACGAGCGGGTCAGCGACGGCGACACCGGCCACGCCGAGTCGGTGAAGATCATCTTTGATCCGTCGGTCGTGAGCTACCCCCAGCTGTTGAAGGTCTTCTTCTCGGTCGCGCACGACCCGACCCAGCTGAACTTTCAGGGTCCCGATCACGGTACCCAGTACCGTTCGGCGATCTGGTATGCCACGCCCGAGCAACAGAAGGAGACCGCGGCCTACATCGCGCAGCTCACGCAGGCGAAGCTGTTCCAGGGGCCGATCGTGACCCAGGTAGCGAAGTGGCAGCGCTTCTGGCCGGCCGAGGGGTACCATCAGGGCTATTACGACCTGCACCCGAACCAGCCCTATATCGTCTACAATGACCGGCCCAAAGTCGAGGCGCTCAGGAAGCAGTTCCCCGCCCTCTACCACGAGAAGTAGCCCAGGGCCCGGCCGAGGGCGCTCCTAGCCGTCACGTCCGTTTGTGACGATCTTGAGGGCGCCCTTATTCGGGACCTTCCGTGACCAATCCGCTCGCCCGGCTGCAAACCGCCCTCTCCGGACGTTATCGCATCGAGCGCGAGCTCGGCGGTGGCGGGATGAGTCACGTCTATGTCGCGGAGGAGGAGGGGCTCGGCCGGAAGGTGGTCATCAAGCTGCTACCACCCGGCGCCAGCGAGGCGGTGCAGGCCGATCGGTTCCAGCGCGAGATCCAGGTCGCGGCGTCGCTGCAGCATCCGCACATCGTGCCGCTGCTGGCCGCCGGACAGATCGGTGACCTGCTCTGGTACTCGATGCCGTTTGTCGATGGTGAGTCGCTGGCCGACCGGATCTCGCGCGACGGCACCATCCCGGCGACCGAAGCGTTGCGGATCATGAGCGAAGTCGCCGATGCACTCGCGGCAGCGCACGCCCGCGGCATCGTCCACCGCGACATCAAGCCAGCCAACATCCTGCTCGCCGGGCGCCACGCGCTGGTCGCCGATTTCGGCGTGGCGAAGGCGCTCGAGGCCGGGCACAAGAGCGACACCAATCCCGGCGCCGCCTCGCTCACCACGGTGGGGATGACGCTCGGCACGCCGGCGTACATGGCACCAGAGCAGGCGGCCGCCGATCCGAATGTCGATCATCGCGCCGACATCTACGCCCTCGGCATCGTGGCGTACGAGATGCTCACCGGACGACTGCCATTCTCCGGTAGTACTCCGCAGGCGTTGCTCGCCGCGCACGTCACCACGGCGCCGATGCCGATCGCGTCACTCCGCCCTGATCTGCCGGGCCCGCTCGCCGCGCTGATCATGCGGTGCCTCGCCAAGGCACCCGGCGATCGCTGGGCCAGCGCCGGCGAACTCGTCACCGCGATCGACGGGCTCGCGACGCCTTCAGGCGGGATGGCCGGGCTCGATGGCTATGCCCATCGACGGCTGCGCAACTGGGGCACACCTCGCATCGTGATGCTGCACCTGGTGGCAACCGTGGCACTCACTGCACTGGCCTACGGCATCACGCGCGTCGCCGACCTGCCCGACTGGATCTGGCAGGGGACATTGGGCGCGATGCTCGCGGGACTGCCGGTAGTGTTGCTCGCCGGACGTACTGAACGCCAGCATGCAACAATGACGCTCGCCGGCGTGTCGGGCGTCGCGCCAGGCGCGACATCGTGGATCACCGGTCGGCGCGCGATCCGCGGCGGCATCATTGCGGTCGC
Coding sequences within:
- a CDS encoding Na+/H+ antiporter, producing MSELSHSVMLALGFAAVVILVTSLARRLPVPTPILQVGAGLLVGLLSSEEIPTLEPNLVFFVFLPPVLWAAAYFTSLREFKQNLRPIGLLAIGLVLTTTAIVAVVGHALLPGVPWAVALALGAIVSPPDAVAAEAIIKRLPVPRKVLVILEGESLVNDASALVLYRTAVVAAMTGHFSMGEAVVRFFIDAAVGVTVGLMVSWLVVAIARRSSDEVALSLLSLVAPYAAWMSAELLHVSAVLACVAGGIYARQHFSNVISPLARLQNRAVWDVLVFVMNALIFVLLGASFGGLITTTAATTLRHVGLIALGVSLIVILVRLVWVPIATWLPRWLSREIRESEPAPRPGAVGLVAWTSMRGIVSLASALALPVALNDGTPFPYRTEILLITMVVILVTLVVQGLTLAPLIRRLRFPIDPTPHIEERHARREALRDGVERLEDLADEPWVVVEEVERLREEYRRRTAFDLACADEEKGAASRRRLRAELLRAERRAMIRLRDEGAISDEVLHELERELDVEALRIGAGGLR
- a CDS encoding multicopper oxidase domain-containing protein; its protein translation is MSAVTTPTDQTSRRNFLTRGAVALAIPAIAGALTACDTDTKKGTAAAATVPAAKPVLKSAREKADEMDAMHEKGIKAFPAKTVGKGNVLMAPRMEKGVKVYDLTCSEIDWEVEPGRTMKAWAYNGQVPGPQIRVRQGDRVRVNLTNKLEESTAIHFHGLELPVAMDGVPFITQPPIKPGESFTYEFTVPNYGSHMYHSHHNSTRQVGMGLLGAFIVEPRDKGREPKVDVDYVMVLNDSAHGYTLNGKGFPATEPIVAKLGQTVRIRFMNEGMMIHPMHLHGMHMTVIAKDGWDTPTPWKCDTLNVAPGERYDVLVKCNNPGTWAFHCHILPHAETEHGMFGMVTALIVK
- a CDS encoding response regulator transcription factor is translated as MRVLVVEDDRKVAGFIEMGLKEEGYVVDIASDGELATSLAHINEYDVILLDVVLPKKNGFQVATELRREGRATPILMLTSRDAVEDVVRGLDAGADDYLAKPFRFDELLARIRALLRRGGAERLEVLQFGPLALDRLQHRATCDARPLDLTPKEFQLLEFFLLHAGEVVRRTTLLEKVWDMHFDPESNVVDVHVGNLRRKVDHAAGRPLIQTVRGVGFVLRNAES
- a CDS encoding ATP-binding protein produces the protein MSLDRVLQQVTDTALDLIGAKYAAIGVVAPDGRTLESFTTSGIDEATKAKIGELPKGHGILGLVVREARVIRLPDLAAHPDSFGFPSNHPPMHSFLGVPIVGRRGVFGNLYLTEKQGGQPFTDEDERIAMLLAAQTAAAVENARLHEESARLLEEVQQLHRTRERFFAMVNHELRNALAGTFGWAEMLVRRKDPASVPRAAIEVLDSAGQAVALINDLLDLSRLDEDRLKPQIQPVEPSATARRAVGRVTPQANLAQVELKLTLARRLPNCETDHQRVEQILVNLLGNAIRHAPEGSVVELSLTHVGDRVEFRVQDEGAGVPEDELESIFDIYVTKAPDETRGVGLGLPLSRRLANLLKGELHAVRVPDRGGCFILSLPVSPGV
- the msrA gene encoding peptide-methionine (S)-S-oxide reductase MsrA yields the protein MSIRRLSPFFVVGLVVVAMVARRNAAASAPHSLPDPVSAAPPSATAGRDSVIFAGGCFWGVEAVFERVKGVIDVTSGYAGGTLNNPSYERVSDGDTGHAESVKIIFDPSVVSYPQLLKVFFSVAHDPTQLNFQGPDHGTQYRSAIWYATPEQQKETAAYIAQLTQAKLFQGPIVTQVAKWQRFWPAEGYHQGYYDLHPNQPYIVYNDRPKVEALRKQFPALYHEK